The Paenibacillus tianjinensis genome has a window encoding:
- the pheS gene encoding phenylalanine--tRNA ligase subunit alpha has protein sequence MKEKLEALKVEALAKLQEVTDPQVLNDLRVKYLGKKGELTEVLRGMGGLSAEERPVIGQVANLVRSAIEEIISTKQEAFQQQETLGRLQAEKVDVTLPGRSLPQGGIHPLNRVVQEIEDIFIGMGYKVAEGPEVETDYYNFEALNLPKDHPARDMQDSFYLTDDLLMRTQTSPVQVRTMQAMNGEVPVKIICPGKVYRRDDDDATHSFQFHQIEGLVIGSNIRMSDLKGTLNQFVKEMFGPSTGIRLRPSFFPFTEPSVEVDVSCFKCGGDGCRLCKQSGWLEILGAGMVHPNVLRMGGYDPEKYSGFAFGMGVERIAMLKYGIDDIRYFYTNDMGFVKQFKGI, from the coding sequence ATGAAAGAAAAGCTGGAAGCATTGAAGGTCGAGGCCTTGGCTAAGCTGCAGGAGGTTACCGATCCGCAGGTTCTGAATGATTTACGCGTGAAATACCTGGGCAAAAAAGGCGAGCTGACTGAGGTTCTGCGTGGAATGGGAGGACTCAGCGCAGAGGAGCGCCCGGTGATCGGCCAGGTAGCGAATCTGGTGCGCAGCGCCATTGAAGAGATTATCAGCACGAAGCAGGAGGCCTTCCAGCAGCAGGAGACACTGGGCCGCCTGCAGGCGGAGAAAGTGGACGTTACACTGCCGGGGCGCAGTTTGCCCCAGGGCGGAATTCATCCTCTGAACCGGGTTGTCCAGGAGATCGAGGATATCTTCATCGGGATGGGCTACAAGGTCGCTGAGGGACCCGAGGTAGAGACAGATTATTATAACTTTGAAGCACTTAATCTGCCGAAGGACCATCCGGCGCGCGACATGCAGGATTCCTTCTACTTAACAGATGATCTGCTAATGCGTACCCAAACCTCTCCGGTGCAGGTCCGTACGATGCAGGCGATGAACGGAGAAGTTCCGGTCAAAATCATCTGTCCGGGCAAAGTCTACCGCCGCGATGATGATGATGCGACCCACTCCTTCCAGTTCCATCAGATTGAAGGCCTGGTCATCGGCAGCAATATCCGCATGAGCGACCTCAAAGGCACGCTGAACCAGTTCGTCAAAGAAATGTTCGGGCCAAGCACGGGCATCCGTCTTCGTCCCAGCTTCTTCCCGTTCACAGAGCCGAGCGTTGAGGTGGATGTCAGCTGCTTCAAATGCGGCGGCGACGGCTGCCGTCTGTGCAAGCAGAGCGGCTGGCTGGAAATTCTCGGCGCAGGCATGGTGCATCCGAATGTACTGAGAATGGGCGGTTATGATCCGGAGAAATACAGCGGCTTTGCCTTCGGTATGGGCGTGGAGCGGATCGCAATGCTGAAGTACGGAATCGATGATATCCGTTATTTCTACACCAACGATATGGGCTTTGTGAAGCAGTTCAAGGGGATTTAG
- a CDS encoding sensor domain-containing diguanylate cyclase, giving the protein MAGLSDIKSTRRLILVFAAISILLVVISIASLLYLNSTINRLSDSLYSDVYQNSELILNADRDLYQGAVALHGAMNPDVSGEQLSLFAQDFEDNNTQIKQRLNMASYNISALQNPHKGMKQSELLLSELNEKLVNFDSAFKLWKETGRDLISRRVQGDWNPEAFSAELINTRLNETRSNLDQAENLIDNYAQQITVEFSEKKSTLFAVYSLLLFMLIMVIIYLSRRLIAMQKEMLEEKSLYQIIGETMSDFIILTDPNGLILYASPSHASVLGYIPEKGAPLSNYIREAEITWAKLKSAVQGTSRISELRMRSSKGNWVWLETKVSPISGNKVFPAQFMLISREITQRKQYEERLHKLAFYDHLTAIPNRAHFKMYMENLINQPEERRQDIALALLDCDRFKQLNDTLGHLAGDEFLQLLSRELQQTVKGSGQAFRIGGDEFAVVLHRFTSPEMLDEILERLLQLFNKTWSVNKGSSFHTSASIGVALYPQHGGSINELLRAADLAMYRSKNHGGNEANMYNEQVDEEFSDQSK; this is encoded by the coding sequence GTGGCCGGTTTATCCGATATTAAAAGCACACGCAGATTAATTCTTGTCTTTGCTGCTATCTCAATTCTTCTGGTAGTGATCAGCATCGCTTCCTTACTGTATCTGAATTCAACAATTAACAGACTCTCAGATTCTTTATACAGCGATGTTTATCAGAACTCGGAGCTGATTCTGAATGCTGACCGGGATCTCTACCAGGGGGCAGTCGCACTCCATGGCGCGATGAATCCGGATGTTTCGGGTGAGCAGCTTAGTCTGTTCGCGCAAGATTTTGAAGACAATAACACACAAATCAAGCAGCGTCTTAACATGGCCAGCTACAATATCAGCGCTTTGCAGAATCCTCATAAGGGAATGAAGCAGAGCGAACTGCTGCTCAGTGAATTAAACGAGAAGCTGGTAAACTTCGATAGCGCCTTCAAGCTGTGGAAAGAAACCGGGAGGGACCTTATTTCCCGGCGGGTGCAAGGCGATTGGAATCCGGAGGCATTCTCAGCGGAGCTTATCAATACCCGGCTGAATGAAACGCGCAGTAATCTGGACCAGGCGGAGAATCTGATCGACAACTATGCCCAGCAGATCACCGTGGAATTTAGCGAGAAGAAGAGCACTTTATTCGCCGTATACTCGCTTTTATTGTTCATGTTAATCATGGTCATTATTTATCTCAGCCGCAGGCTGATCGCGATGCAGAAGGAAATGCTGGAGGAGAAATCGCTTTACCAGATCATCGGGGAGACCATGTCGGACTTTATTATTTTGACCGATCCGAACGGTCTGATCCTGTATGCTTCGCCTTCACATGCAAGTGTGCTTGGCTATATTCCGGAGAAAGGTGCACCGCTATCCAACTATATCCGTGAAGCGGAGATTACCTGGGCGAAGCTGAAGAGCGCCGTACAGGGGACATCACGTATTTCAGAGCTGCGTATGCGTTCCTCGAAAGGAAACTGGGTATGGCTGGAGACCAAAGTCTCGCCCATCAGCGGTAACAAGGTGTTCCCGGCCCAGTTCATGCTCATTTCACGCGAGATTACACAGCGTAAGCAATATGAAGAACGGCTGCACAAGCTGGCCTTCTATGACCATCTAACAGCTATTCCGAACCGGGCTCACTTTAAAATGTACATGGAGAATCTCATTAACCAGCCGGAAGAACGCAGACAGGATATAGCGCTGGCGCTGCTCGATTGCGACCGGTTCAAGCAGCTGAATGACACCCTTGGCCATTTGGCCGGCGATGAATTCCTGCAGCTGCTCTCCCGTGAACTGCAGCAGACCGTTAAAGGCTCCGGCCAGGCCTTCCGTATAGGCGGCGACGAATTTGCAGTGGTGCTTCACCGGTTCACAAGTCCAGAGATGCTGGATGAGATACTGGAACGGCTCCTGCAGTTGTTTAATAAGACCTGGTCCGTCAACAAAGGGTCCAGCTTCCACACCTCGGCCAGCATCGGAGTAGCCCTGTATCCACAGCATGGAGGCAGCATCAATGAACTGCTGCGGGCAGCTGACCTGGCGATGTACCGCTCCAAGAATCACGGCGGTAACGAGGCCAATATGTATAATGAGCAGGTGGATGAGGAATTCTCGGATCAATCCAAATAA
- the pheT gene encoding phenylalanine--tRNA ligase subunit beta — MKVSTGWLADYISLEGVTAEELADKITTAGIEIDGVERRNKGLSGIVTGYVKSKEKHPDADKLNVCIVDAGQGEDLQIVCGAKNVAAGQKVPVALVGAKLPGLEIKKAKLRGVLSQGMICSAKELGLNDKLLPKELQEGILVLPENTEVGQDITKVLGLNDEILEFDLTPNRSDCLSMIGAAYEVSAILGRDLNLPDPAAELVEAGGTAADSISVKIEDEAFCSHYAVRYISGVKPAPSPLWIQNRLMAAGVRPINNIVDITNYVMLEYGQPLHAFDGDQVEGDVLGVRFAREGEVLTTLDGQERKLEPQMLVIADGVKAVALAGVMGGLATEVTGETVNIVLESAKFDGGTVRKTSRQLGLRSEASLRFEKQVDPKAVIPALNRAAALIARYAGGSVHEGIVQAGSDAVPDKVLTLSLEKLNNYLGTELSLLEVKTLFGRLRFKCGDAAQGVVEVQVPSRRGDISYDVDLIEEIARLYGYDNIPTTLIEGVTTPGALTRKQSVRRELRRMLALGGYQEVMGYSFIQPEQSKLFPAFSEGSLPVKLAMPMSEERSVLRTSLLPQLLDIALYNTNRRQSDLALFEIGNVFFTDEEQLTRQPRELPVLGLLLSGSRTAKQWNMTAEPVDFFDLKGALESVFAYLGLTGRVVYEGDAPQDYHPGRSASIYLVEEDGRTKIGTMGQLHPELQRKLDLEDTYVAELLLQPLYDSARISLQYSELQRFPGMERDIAVVVDSAVPAGNLLTSIRENGGTLLQNVQVFDVYTGGKMESGKKSVAISLLYRHTEHTLTDEEVSEVHEKVVAALQQTFGAELRK; from the coding sequence ATGAAAGTATCAACCGGATGGCTAGCCGATTATATATCCCTAGAGGGAGTAACCGCTGAAGAACTGGCGGACAAAATCACCACCGCAGGCATCGAGATCGATGGTGTCGAGCGCCGCAACAAAGGACTGTCCGGGATTGTAACCGGATATGTGAAATCGAAAGAAAAACACCCGGATGCCGACAAGCTGAACGTGTGTATCGTAGATGCCGGACAAGGCGAAGACCTGCAGATTGTCTGCGGAGCGAAGAACGTGGCTGCGGGCCAGAAGGTTCCCGTTGCTCTGGTTGGTGCTAAGCTGCCGGGTCTGGAGATCAAGAAAGCCAAGCTGCGCGGCGTCTTATCGCAGGGCATGATCTGTTCAGCCAAAGAGCTGGGTCTGAACGACAAGCTGCTGCCGAAAGAACTCCAGGAAGGCATTCTCGTATTGCCTGAGAACACAGAGGTAGGCCAGGATATCACGAAGGTGCTGGGACTGAATGATGAGATCCTGGAGTTTGACCTGACACCTAACCGTTCCGACTGTCTCAGCATGATCGGTGCGGCTTATGAAGTCAGTGCGATTCTGGGACGCGACCTCAATCTGCCTGACCCGGCTGCGGAACTGGTAGAGGCCGGCGGAACCGCTGCAGACTCGATTTCGGTTAAGATTGAAGATGAGGCCTTCTGCAGCCATTATGCAGTGCGCTATATCTCGGGAGTAAAGCCAGCTCCGTCACCGCTCTGGATTCAGAACCGTCTGATGGCTGCAGGTGTACGTCCGATCAATAATATCGTGGATATCACCAACTATGTAATGCTTGAATACGGCCAGCCGCTGCATGCGTTTGACGGTGATCAAGTGGAGGGCGACGTGCTGGGAGTGCGCTTTGCCCGTGAAGGCGAAGTGCTGACTACGCTTGACGGCCAGGAGCGCAAGCTGGAGCCGCAAATGCTTGTCATTGCTGACGGCGTGAAGGCTGTAGCTTTGGCGGGAGTTATGGGCGGACTCGCTACCGAAGTAACGGGAGAAACCGTTAATATCGTGCTCGAATCGGCCAAATTTGATGGCGGCACCGTCCGCAAGACTTCGCGCCAGCTGGGCCTGCGTTCCGAAGCTTCTCTGCGGTTCGAGAAGCAGGTGGACCCGAAGGCAGTGATTCCTGCACTCAACCGTGCCGCTGCCTTGATTGCCCGCTATGCCGGCGGTTCCGTACATGAAGGTATTGTGCAGGCAGGCAGCGATGCTGTTCCGGATAAGGTTCTGACTTTGTCCCTTGAGAAGCTGAACAACTACCTCGGTACGGAGCTGTCGCTTCTGGAAGTGAAGACACTCTTCGGACGCCTCCGCTTCAAATGCGGGGATGCGGCTCAAGGCGTTGTAGAGGTGCAGGTACCATCCCGGCGCGGAGATATCAGCTACGATGTAGACCTGATTGAAGAGATCGCCCGCCTGTACGGGTACGACAACATTCCGACAACATTGATTGAAGGAGTTACGACTCCGGGTGCACTGACCAGAAAACAGTCCGTGCGCCGTGAACTGCGCCGGATGCTCGCGCTTGGCGGCTATCAGGAAGTGATGGGCTATTCCTTCATTCAGCCGGAGCAGAGCAAGCTGTTCCCTGCGTTCTCGGAAGGCAGCCTGCCTGTGAAGCTGGCTATGCCGATGAGCGAAGAACGCAGTGTGCTGCGTACCAGCCTGCTGCCGCAGCTGCTGGATATTGCCCTGTATAATACGAACCGCCGGCAGAGTGATCTGGCCTTGTTCGAGATCGGTAATGTATTCTTCACCGATGAAGAGCAGCTTACCCGCCAGCCCCGGGAGCTTCCGGTACTGGGACTGCTGCTGAGCGGAAGCCGGACCGCCAAGCAGTGGAACATGACTGCGGAGCCTGTGGACTTCTTCGACCTCAAAGGCGCCCTGGAAAGTGTATTTGCCTACCTGGGACTAACCGGACGTGTAGTCTATGAAGGTGATGCTCCTCAAGACTATCATCCGGGCCGTTCCGCTTCCATCTATCTGGTGGAAGAAGATGGCCGTACAAAAATCGGGACGATGGGCCAGCTTCATCCGGAGCTTCAGCGCAAGCTGGATCTGGAGGATACTTATGTAGCTGAGCTGCTGCTGCAGCCGCTGTATGACAGTGCCCGGATCAGCCTGCAGTACAGTGAACTGCAGCGCTTCCCGGGAATGGAACGGGACATCGCTGTTGTTGTAGATTCTGCCGTCCCTGCGGGAAATCTGCTGACATCGATCCGTGAAAACGGGGGAACGCTGCTGCAGAATGTGCAGGTATTCGACGTCTATACCGGCGGTAAGATGGAAAGCGGGAAGAAAAGCGTGGCCATCTCGCTGCTGTACCGCCATACGGAACATACACTGACCGATGAAGAAGTCTCAGAAGTGCATGAAAAGGTAGTTGCTGCACTTCAGCAAACTTTTGGTGCAGAATTAAGAAAGTAG
- the pulA gene encoding type I pullulanase, with protein MSSNYINAETELETYEGKDLGLTYTAEYSQFKVWVPSAFTVSLVLYETGGNGSANSFLNSRDSGRIIPMQREAGGVWQARLSGNLKGKYYMYRAVFEDGTMHEAADPYATAVSANGVRSAIVDLRDTDPVAWDADKSPQLQHPADAVIYELHVRDFSAHESSGMLNKGKFKAFTETGLTDKDGNALGIDHLAELGITHVHLLPVFDFQTVDELKAAGEASRAEYHTEYNWGYDPQHYNVPEGSYSTNPNDPGTRIREFKEMVQALHSKGIAVIMDVVYNHTYSVEKGPFEPLIPDYFYRHDYLGRLSNGSGVGNEIATERPMVRKYIKDSLAYWASEYHIDGFRFDLMGLMDSVTIREITEELRLNINPNLLIYGEPWTGGDSPLAAKTLKGVQRGKGYAVFNDNFRSAIKGDSDGWGKGFVTGEYGKEGAVASGIKGAIHEFTDSPLETVNYVTAHDNLNLWDKVLASQGLRQAANLPELDNGGLRGGGDVEEAVRAANPYFGIDQHNILGNETVRRSLLANGLILTSQGIPFLHAGDEILRSKYGDHNSYRSPDAINAIRWENKQTFMPVFQYYKGLIELRRTHPAFRLHGRQEIERSLEFLRCDSGVVAYMLKDNAGGDVWNNIVVIFNANPGPATQSLPDSADCWNVVVDHTYAGTEAFRIVTGHEVQLEGLSMMVLYDGYGEPAPRAKIIEVHYDRPDGDYRGWNLWVWGTGIQDGQCDFRQMENGRAVARIEVVPGTESVGYILRLNDWEEKEAGGDRFIDCSGSEELIKVLVKDRQQMDEGDADGPLQLTS; from the coding sequence ATGAGCAGCAATTATATAAATGCAGAGACCGAATTAGAAACCTATGAAGGGAAAGACCTTGGCTTAACCTATACGGCAGAATATAGCCAATTCAAAGTATGGGTGCCGTCGGCCTTTACCGTATCGCTTGTGTTGTATGAAACCGGAGGGAACGGTAGTGCCAACTCATTCCTTAATAGCAGGGACAGCGGAAGGATCATTCCTATGCAGCGTGAGGCTGGCGGGGTTTGGCAGGCACGGCTTTCCGGTAATCTGAAGGGCAAATATTATATGTACCGCGCCGTATTTGAAGATGGAACGATGCACGAAGCCGCCGATCCTTATGCAACCGCTGTTTCTGCGAATGGCGTACGTTCAGCGATAGTAGATTTGCGGGATACGGATCCGGTGGCTTGGGACGCGGATAAGTCTCCGCAGCTGCAGCACCCTGCCGATGCTGTAATCTATGAGCTGCATGTGCGGGATTTCTCGGCCCATGAGAGCTCCGGCATGCTGAACAAAGGCAAATTTAAGGCGTTTACCGAAACCGGTCTTACGGATAAAGACGGAAATGCGCTGGGGATAGACCATTTGGCTGAACTTGGAATTACTCATGTGCATTTGCTGCCGGTATTTGATTTTCAGACTGTAGATGAACTGAAGGCAGCCGGTGAGGCTTCCCGTGCGGAGTATCATACGGAGTATAACTGGGGTTATGACCCGCAGCATTATAACGTTCCGGAGGGCTCTTACAGCACGAATCCGAATGACCCGGGGACCCGCATCCGCGAGTTTAAAGAAATGGTGCAGGCGCTGCACAGCAAAGGGATCGCTGTGATTATGGATGTCGTGTATAACCATACCTATTCGGTGGAAAAGGGGCCATTTGAGCCGCTGATTCCTGATTATTTCTACCGCCATGATTATTTAGGCAGATTGTCCAACGGTTCCGGCGTAGGCAATGAAATTGCCACGGAGCGGCCGATGGTCCGCAAATATATCAAGGATTCCCTGGCTTACTGGGCCTCAGAGTATCATATTGACGGGTTCCGCTTCGATCTGATGGGTCTGATGGACAGTGTAACGATCCGCGAGATCACCGAGGAATTACGGCTTAATATCAATCCGAACCTGCTGATTTACGGGGAACCCTGGACAGGCGGAGATTCGCCGCTGGCTGCCAAGACCCTCAAAGGTGTACAGCGCGGCAAAGGCTATGCTGTATTTAACGATAATTTCCGTTCGGCGATCAAAGGTGACAGTGACGGATGGGGCAAAGGATTCGTAACCGGTGAATACGGCAAGGAAGGTGCGGTGGCATCCGGTATTAAAGGCGCGATCCATGAATTTACCGACTCGCCGTTGGAGACGGTCAATTATGTGACCGCTCATGATAATTTAAATCTCTGGGATAAGGTGCTTGCGTCGCAGGGCTTACGGCAGGCGGCTAATCTGCCGGAGCTGGACAACGGAGGGCTGAGAGGCGGCGGAGACGTTGAGGAGGCAGTCCGTGCAGCGAACCCGTATTTCGGCATCGATCAGCACAATATTTTAGGCAATGAGACCGTGCGCCGCTCCTTGCTGGCCAATGGTCTGATTCTGACCTCTCAGGGCATTCCTTTTCTGCATGCCGGGGATGAAATTCTGCGCAGCAAATACGGTGATCATAACAGCTACCGCAGCCCTGATGCCATCAATGCCATACGCTGGGAGAATAAACAGACATTTATGCCTGTCTTCCAGTATTACAAGGGTCTGATTGAGCTGCGCCGCACGCACCCTGCCTTCCGTCTGCATGGGCGCCAGGAAATTGAACGTTCGCTGGAATTCCTCCGCTGTGATAGCGGTGTAGTTGCTTATATGCTGAAGGATAATGCGGGCGGTGACGTGTGGAACAACATTGTAGTCATATTCAATGCCAATCCGGGGCCGGCCACGCAGAGTCTTCCTGATTCCGCGGACTGCTGGAACGTAGTGGTGGACCATACTTACGCCGGAACAGAGGCGTTCCGCATCGTTACAGGTCATGAAGTACAGCTGGAAGGGCTGTCAATGATGGTGCTGTATGATGGATATGGTGAGCCTGCACCCAGAGCCAAAATCATTGAGGTCCATTATGACCGTCCGGACGGCGATTACAGAGGCTGGAATCTTTGGGTCTGGGGTACAGGTATCCAGGATGGGCAATGTGATTTCCGGCAAATGGAGAATGGACGCGCAGTAGCAAGGATTGAGGTGGTTCCGGGTACGGAATCAGTCGGCTATATTTTGCGGCTTAATGATTGGGAAGAGAAGGAAGCAGGCGGTGACCGGTTCATTGATTGCTCCGGCAGTGAAGAGCTGATTAAGGTTCTGGTCAAGGACCGGCAGCAGATGGACGAGGGCGATGCGGATGGACCGCTGCAGCTGACCAGTTAA
- a CDS encoding ABC transporter permease codes for MMLYQSMKMAFKSILSSKIRAFLTMLGIIIGVSSVITLVSVGQGTTSQITESLSSLGTNQLTVNIMGRGATTSLTFEEALALGEIDGVENVSPVISGNVTAKHGTENVSVSVEGIIPAYEEVQDFHVQSGRFLLDIDTEYRQKVALIGTDTAEDLFGTDSPVGEKVQLNGASYKIVGLLESKGSTSGGSSDEKILIPISTAERFLQSKGVRSITITTTSNDNVEDVKTKLESALDAKFSSAENSYSVFDSQEMLETVNETSNTLSLALGGIAGISLFVGGIGIMNIMIVSVNERTREIGIRKAIGAKKINILMQFMIESVVLSGVGGLIGVGLGLGASWAVGNYTTMNVATSWNMVLISFSFSLIIGVVFGMIPANKAARMRPIYALRSE; via the coding sequence ATGATGCTATATCAAAGCATGAAAATGGCCTTTAAGAGCATACTCAGCAGTAAAATCAGAGCTTTCCTGACCATGCTCGGGATCATTATCGGTGTTTCTTCTGTCATTACGCTTGTCTCTGTGGGCCAAGGAACCACTTCACAAATTACGGAATCGTTAAGTTCACTGGGTACCAACCAATTGACCGTTAACATTATGGGGCGCGGAGCGACAACCTCTCTGACGTTTGAAGAAGCGTTGGCGCTTGGCGAAATCGATGGCGTTGAGAACGTCTCTCCTGTAATCAGCGGCAATGTCACTGCCAAGCATGGAACTGAGAATGTTTCTGTTTCCGTCGAAGGAATCATTCCCGCGTACGAGGAGGTTCAGGATTTCCATGTACAGTCCGGACGTTTCCTCCTGGATATTGATACTGAGTACCGTCAGAAGGTCGCGCTGATTGGTACGGACACCGCTGAGGATCTGTTTGGTACGGATAGCCCTGTCGGTGAAAAAGTTCAGCTTAACGGAGCCAGCTACAAAATTGTTGGATTACTGGAGAGCAAAGGCAGCACCAGCGGGGGCTCCAGTGATGAGAAAATCCTGATTCCGATCTCTACGGCTGAACGTTTCCTGCAGAGTAAAGGGGTCCGATCCATTACGATCACTACGACCTCCAATGACAATGTCGAGGATGTCAAAACAAAGCTGGAGTCGGCCCTGGATGCCAAGTTCAGCAGTGCAGAAAATTCCTATTCCGTTTTTGATTCCCAGGAAATGCTTGAGACGGTGAATGAGACCAGCAATACGCTTTCACTGGCACTAGGTGGAATCGCCGGTATTTCCCTGTTTGTCGGCGGAATAGGCATCATGAACATTATGATTGTCTCCGTGAATGAGCGGACAAGAGAAATCGGGATCCGCAAAGCGATTGGGGCTAAGAAAATAAACATTCTGATGCAGTTTATGATCGAGTCTGTCGTTCTAAGCGGTGTTGGCGGTCTAATCGGTGTTGGCTTAGGCCTCGGAGCCAGCTGGGCCGTCGGAAATTACACCACAATGAATGTGGCAACATCCTGGAATATGGTCCTGATCTCCTTTTCATTCTCTTTGATCATCGGTGTAGTCTTCGGGATGATTCCTGCAAACAAAGCGGCTCGAATGCGCCCTATTTACGCGCTCAGGAGTGAATAA
- a CDS encoding ABC transporter ATP-binding protein codes for MSSKPQPLIQVENMIHSYVMAGETMTILKGLSFTIEHGEFVAIIGPSGSGKSTLMNMLGCLDVANEGDYYLDGQEIRKLSDNKLAQIRNEKIGFIFQNFNLLPKLSAVENVELPLIYRGVSHRERREIARSALIRVGLEERIDHRPAELSGGQQQRVAIARALAGTPPILLADEPTGALDSKTGKEVLQMIKELNEQGHTIILITHDLEIAEQAKRIIRIQDGNLVEDRRIAR; via the coding sequence ATGAGCAGCAAGCCTCAGCCGCTGATACAAGTTGAGAATATGATTCACAGCTATGTAATGGCCGGAGAGACAATGACCATTCTCAAGGGCCTTAGCTTTACGATTGAGCATGGGGAGTTCGTGGCTATTATCGGTCCCTCCGGCTCCGGTAAATCCACACTCATGAACATGCTTGGATGTCTTGATGTAGCTAATGAAGGGGACTATTATCTGGACGGTCAGGAAATCCGGAAATTGTCCGACAACAAGCTGGCACAGATCCGCAATGAAAAAATCGGCTTCATCTTTCAGAATTTCAATCTGCTGCCAAAGCTTTCCGCGGTAGAAAATGTGGAGCTCCCCCTGATCTACCGGGGGGTTTCCCACCGGGAACGCAGAGAGATTGCCCGCAGTGCACTGATCAGAGTCGGCCTTGAAGAAAGAATAGATCACCGTCCAGCGGAGCTGTCCGGGGGCCAGCAGCAGCGTGTAGCCATCGCCCGGGCTCTTGCCGGCACACCCCCGATCCTGCTGGCTGATGAACCTACCGGCGCTCTTGACTCCAAAACCGGGAAAGAAGTCCTGCAGATGATCAAGGAACTGAACGAACAGGGACATACCATCATTCTGATCACGCATGATCTTGAAATTGCTGAACAAGCGAAACGGATTATCCGCATTCAGGATGGAAATCTCGTCGAGGATCGGAGGATTGCCAGATAA
- a CDS encoding efflux RND transporter periplasmic adaptor subunit — protein sequence MKKKKTVIIASSIVVLAVAGILTYVLWPDSSKEASAAPLNTAVVAKGNILNSVSGSGSVSAINTESIRTKEAGEVDQVMVAKGDVVKKGDVLITFVPNDLSDKMKEAEKTLANLKTTLEDKQENYKTLAMNNATEDELASAKTAIEKAQSDIADQQDSIATIEEDMLPPDPLTAPIDGTITAVNITDGEQAQNGSELFTMTDYVNLSVTVQVDELDIPNIKLGQTAAITLDALEDQEFEGKVIDIAKEGTSSNGVSLFDVTVGLNDSTSVLVGMSAEVAITIEKKNDVLTVPIEAVSEINGKHYVNVPSTTEDTSATGTDSAAAQAPADRQAPGGEVPSGDAAEGQPPGNKAPSGDAAEGQAAGDGSAGGWQDRSGLPRGGSFPDGAPGGGFPGGGRSGTGTASGQKRVEVTVGIHDESNIEIVSGLSEGDEVIIPTVISTGSSSSAQTQMNPMGGMGGFGTGGFSTGGGFTGGPPSGGGTGGGRQ from the coding sequence ATGAAAAAGAAAAAAACAGTAATTATCGCTTCAAGTATCGTTGTCTTGGCAGTTGCAGGTATCTTGACTTATGTGCTGTGGCCGGACAGCAGCAAGGAGGCTAGTGCGGCTCCGCTGAACACAGCGGTTGTTGCAAAGGGCAATATTCTAAATAGTGTTTCGGGCTCAGGCTCCGTATCTGCTATTAATACTGAAAGCATCCGTACCAAAGAAGCCGGAGAAGTCGATCAGGTAATGGTTGCCAAAGGCGATGTCGTCAAAAAAGGAGATGTGCTGATTACCTTTGTGCCGAATGATCTAAGCGACAAGATGAAAGAAGCCGAAAAAACATTGGCCAATCTGAAGACCACCCTGGAAGATAAACAGGAGAATTACAAAACCCTGGCTATGAACAATGCTACAGAGGATGAGCTGGCATCGGCAAAAACAGCGATTGAAAAAGCGCAAAGCGATATAGCCGACCAGCAGGATTCCATTGCTACGATTGAAGAGGATATGCTTCCTCCCGATCCGTTAACCGCCCCGATTGACGGTACAATTACAGCCGTAAATATCACTGACGGCGAACAGGCGCAAAATGGCTCTGAGCTGTTTACAATGACCGATTATGTGAATCTGAGCGTAACAGTTCAAGTAGATGAATTGGATATCCCGAATATCAAGCTTGGGCAGACGGCTGCAATTACGCTGGACGCCCTTGAAGATCAGGAATTTGAGGGTAAGGTTATCGATATCGCCAAGGAAGGAACTTCCTCCAACGGTGTCTCCCTCTTTGATGTTACTGTAGGGCTGAATGATTCGACAAGCGTACTTGTCGGAATGTCAGCAGAGGTAGCCATCACGATTGAAAAGAAAAACGATGTGTTGACCGTACCTATTGAAGCTGTTTCTGAAATCAATGGAAAACACTACGTTAACGTGCCCTCAACCACTGAAGACACCAGTGCAACTGGCACAGATAGCGCAGCAGCCCAAGCTCCTGCTGACAGGCAAGCTCCGGGCGGTGAAGTTCCTAGCGGCGATGCCGCAGAAGGACAGCCTCCGGGAAATAAAGCCCCTAGCGGCGATGCTGCAGAAGGGCAGGCTGCGGGTGACGGTTCTGCCGGCGGCTGGCAAGACCGCAGCGGGCTTCCCAGAGGCGGCTCCTTCCCGGATGGTGCGCCTGGCGGCGGGTTCCCTGGAGGGGGCCGGAGCGGCACCGGCACGGCATCCGGCCAGAAGAGAGTAGAAGTCACTGTCGGTATTCATGATGAGAGCAATATCGAAATTGTCAGCGGACTTTCCGAAGGTGATGAAGTTATCATTCCGACTGTGATCAGCACAGGCTCCTCCTCTTCCGCTCAGACCCAGATGAACCCAATGGGCGGTATGGGCGGATTCGGTACCGGCGGTTTCAGCACGGGCGGCGGCTTTACCGGCGGACCGCCTTCCGGTGGCGGCACTGGCGGTGGGCGCCAATGA